In Spirosoma sp. KUDC1026, the sequence TGTGATAGCCGTTCGGACCGTTGAATAGGCCTTGCTGTCCACCCGCTTCCGGTTTCTGGTTGATGAACGATCGCGAGAACAGCACGTCCTGATCACCGCCGTTGCGCGACAGGGCAATGTTCATATAGTTAGTCGTACCGGCATCTTTCGTAGCGGGAGCCGACAGATTGAGCTGATAACCACTCGTGGCATCCAGTACAGCTTTTGCCGCAGCTTTTGCTTTCTGCCAACGATCGGCCCGGCTGCCACTTACGTAACCGAGTATAGCGGGCTGGGCAAAAGCAGCGTGCGTCGACGATTTTGCTTTGGCCGTTGCTGCGTCATACAGGTCACTAGCCGCGTAGGTCAGCATCCGGGATTTCAGCGCCAGGGCTGCCAGTTCGTTGGCCCGGCCTTTCGCTGGCGATTTACCTTTCAGCAGTGCTGCCGCATCGTCGCAGTCCTTCGTGATGAAGTTAATACACTCCTCCATCGTATTACGTGCCTTAGTATAATCAGCTTCACCCAGTCCGTACACTTTATCCACGATGGGTACCCCACCGTAGTAGCGTACTAACTGATGATAGTAGTAAGCACGCATGAATTTAGCCTCACCCATCAGTCGATCAACAATACCGCTTGTGTTGGCGAACTTAGGCGTTGTCAGATTCTGAATGGCCAGGTTGGCCGCCCGAATGCGCAGGTACATCTGGTTCCAGTCAATCGTCTCGTTGATCCAGCCCGCATCGGCGGGGTTGGACCGAGCCTCCGTAATGGTCGTGATGCCCCGGCCCGGGTGCGTGAATATAGCTTCATCCGTCAGCGAAGCTAACTGCTGCTCATAGAAACCACCTTGCCCCAATCCCGCGTAGATACCTGTTACGAAGGCTTCCGTAAGAGCCGGGTCGCTCCATACGGCGTCACCAGCCACCTGATCCAGCGGTTGTGTATTGACGAAGTTGTCGTTACAGCCCGTTATGCTAATCGACGTAACAAGCAGCGCCAGACTTATAATTTTGACTTTCTGTATCATGTTGTAATAAATGCTTTAGAAACGAAGCGTTAGTCCCCCGTTGATGATGCGCGACTGCGGATAATACTGACCCGTTGCGTTATCAGCTTCCGGATCGAACGAACCAAGCCGGTTAACCAGTGTCAGGGCGTTCAGCGCATTGATGTAGAATCGCAGACTGTTTACACCGATTTTTTTACCAAACGTCTCTGGAATGGTGTATCCAACCTCGAAGTTTTTCAGACGAATGTAATCCGCCGACCGCAGCCAGTAGGTGTTACCACCCGAATAGTATTGATCACTACGGTTTGCAATGCGAGGATGTACACTGCTTGGATTATCGACAGTCCAGCGGTTTGTGTAGAACTCCTGCAGGTAGTTACCGATGTTACCCGATTCTCCCAGGCTGATATACTGCTGTGCTCCGGCAGCTCCCTGGAAGAGAACAGTTAAGTCGAAGTTTTTGTACGAAGCTGTAATGTTCATACCTCCCTGAAATAACGGCAGCTGGGTCCGGTTATTACGTACCTGATCATTCGGGGTTATTTTACCATCACCGTCATAATCTTTATACTTCATGTCGCCGGGACGTAACGTTTTCACGATAGCCGAGTAATCGAGTTTGTTGGCGTCAATATCAGCCTGCGTAGCAAATACGCCGTCGTACTGGTACGTAACGTACGAATTGATTGGCCGGCCTGTCGAACGCTGCCATTCCGGAGCACCGGGGGCCTCGTCCCAGAAAATGATCTTGTTCTGTGCGTAGCCACCATTAACACCTACGCTGTAGCGAACGGCACCGGCCTGACCGTTGTAGCTGATCTGACCGTCGAAACCGCTGTTCCGCACTTTACCGATGTTTTCCGGCGGCAGGGTCAGACCCGTTGTCCGGGGCACCGACGCGTTCCGTGGGTACAAAATCGACGTCCGCAGGTTATTGAAGTAATCGAATTCAAAGGCGATTTTACCGTTGAACAACTGACCTTCAATACCAATATC encodes:
- a CDS encoding RagB/SusD family nutrient uptake outer membrane protein encodes the protein MIQKVKIISLALLVTSISITGCNDNFVNTQPLDQVAGDAVWSDPALTEAFVTGIYAGLGQGGFYEQQLASLTDEAIFTHPGRGITTITEARSNPADAGWINETIDWNQMYLRIRAANLAIQNLTTPKFANTSGIVDRLMGEAKFMRAYYYHQLVRYYGGVPIVDKVYGLGEADYTKARNTMEECINFITKDCDDAAALLKGKSPAKGRANELAALALKSRMLTYAASDLYDAATAKAKSSTHAAFAQPAILGYVSGSRADRWQKAKAAAKAVLDATSGYQLNLSAPATKDAGTTNYMNIALSRNGGDQDVLFSRSFINQKPEAGGQQGLFNGPNGYHNWAGNTPISLLVDDYEMMDGSKFSWSDPAKATTPYANRDPRLYASILYDGAPWKPRTADVAAKDPVNQIQTGQYEVTSGSGKVSVAGLDTRKSTVEDWNGSYTGYYMRKFIDPNPAIVDQNTYQQIPWPFFRYTEAVFNYAEACIELGEDAEARTWLNKIRFRSGMPALTETGDALRQRYRNERRIEMVFEEQRYHDARRWMIAPTTLGRKANTISITGTLKAGKTVSLYKYDPTSYDYSYRVVDIDPGKENRAWLDKMYFLPISRDEMNRNNKLVQNPGY